The Eubalaena glacialis isolate mEubGla1 chromosome 3, mEubGla1.1.hap2.+ XY, whole genome shotgun sequence nucleotide sequence CTATCTGTTATCCCTTTAAGGTCACCAGCCAGACCCTAGCCTTTGGGCCCTGGCCTTTGGCTCAGGAAACATGATCACATGTCTATGTGCTGAAGCATATAGACTTCAGACTTCCTCCTGGATGTCCCCCACAAATATTCCCTGGGCACCTCCAACTCAGCAAGGCTAGATTCAGCAACTCCCTCCCaagtttgtttttcctctgaTGCCCTATCTCAGTCATGGATCCATTTTGGCAGGTGTCACCCAAAACAGAAATGTGGGCTACAACATCATCACTCCCatatccccacccccatcccggtACCAGCCAGTCCCCAAATCCTAGGATCCTGTCCCTTAAATCTTGCTCCAGACAAGGCCTCtaccctcatccccaccccataCAAACCATTTGCTGTTCCCCTTTGTGCCCTCGGAGCCCTTCCTCCATCCCCAGCGCCCCCCCACAGGCCCCTCATCTGACCCTGCTCTGGCTCTTTCTTTTCCTCGTAAGGCATTGCCAGGAAAgccctgagggcaggggcccTGCGTGACTCACAGCTGACACTCTGCCATGCAGGAGCAGGAGGAACTCCAGTCTCCATGAGTATGAATCACAGAGGCCAAGCTGTCACTgtgcagatgaataaactgaggcccaagaggAGCGAGGACTGGCTTGCGGTTAAAGCAGGAGGCAGACCTGGGGCCAGAACTAAGGTCTCCGAGTCCAGCTGATGCTCCCTGGAAGGAGATGGGGACCCTGGGGCTGGGAACTGTGCTGTGCCAAGTCACCGTTCCTGAGGCCTCCACTGGGACCTGGCCATCCCCTGGTGTCTCCTCCCCTCTCCAGGCCTTGGCATATGCTGGTCCCTCCCCTAGGAAGTCCCATCCTCCATTTCTGACAAGATACTGCCCTCACCCCTCACCTCGCGTCTAACCTGATCACCACCACAGGGCCCTCCTCAGAGGCCTCAAAGTGTCCCCACAGCCTTCTCGATGAGGCGGTGCTCTCTTCTGCCCTCCTTCAGCCCCACCCAGTGCTCTCCCCGGGTCCCATTCCCGTCTGTCCATGGGGACTAGGAGCATCTCAGGCCAGGACCAGCGTCTGAGCCTTTACTGGAGAACTGGGACAGATGGGGAATGTGCGAAACAGCCTAGACTCTGCAGCTTCCCCCATCCATCCTAGAGTCCCCCTGTCTTCCCcactcctccttcccctgccaCTCTGCCCGGGCAAAAGCTCACATCTCAAAGGTCCTGAGCATCACGACCTGACTGGCTGAGGCACACACAGCCACTCACACAAACACCAAGTAGCCACTCTCTTATGCACATAACTCATAGTTACACACCCGATCACAGCCAGACACAGTCACCAACACAACCTCAAGGACGGACAGGCACATACCCAGAAAGACTCAGAAAGTCATCGAGAGTCACCAAGGCTCCCTCTCTCACCCTAAATACACAACGCCAAACAAAGATGCAGACTCACACAACTACAAAAGTACACAcctggtcacacacacacacatacacagagtcacaaagtctctctcacacacagacAGATACGGAGCAATACACagtcacagagaaaaacagacacacacagttGCACACAGGCCCCTGGAGATACAGAACAATGGGCGCATTGTCTGGGCGGGCAGCAGCTGGGGAGGAAGGAGCCGAGTGTGGATGGAGGAGGGCGTGGGGTCTGCTATACCACCCCCACTCACACCCGTAGCATCCTAAgcctcttccctcttccagaAGCCGGATTCGGCTGGGACCTGGATTTGCTGAGGGATTCAGCTCCCaggtgccccctccccagcctccttcgATGTCTGGTGGGGGACGCTTGGGCTCCCCTGTGGACCAGCCTCCCTCTGGGTCTCTGGGGACTCGGGGTCCTTTAGCCCTGATGCTTCTCTGTCCTCCTGGAATCATCCAGGCGATTTGCCTCTCATCCCCACGGGGCAGCGCCTGGAAATCGGGAGCCTTAGCATCTGCTCCTAACCTCGGACTCCAACTCCTCCAGGACTCACACACCCTCCATCTGAGCCCTGCCAGCCGGTGCGGGCCGCGCCTGGCAGCACTGTGGGCTCCCTATTGTGGCCGAGACAGAGACGCGGGTCACAACGTCCATCCCTTAGTGGCGGTGGGTAGAGAAGTCACCGTCCTGTCAGTGAGTTGCAGTGGGGCATagtgccccttcctctccccaaagCTAGCTCTTCTTGCCTCCCACGCTGACCAGGCAGCCCCAGATCTCAACAGAGACTCCTTCCAGGACTTTCCTTACAGCCCCCAGCCCCTTTTTGCAGGTCTCTCCAAACTCTTTCTTACCCTCAGTTACTGGTATCTGCTATGTGCCCTTGGACATGTCACTTcccctttctgaacctcagtgtcCTAGTTTGTAAAATGGGGGGTGCTAATGAAGCCGAGAGTATTCTGTAGTCtcagagtgggggtggggatggaggctaCAGGAATGAGTTGGTGTGTAGAAGCCACCTCAGCCCTCCCCGCCCCTCTGTTGTCAGATCTGTGGGAGTTCCTGATTTCTCAGGCCCTGGGGTGTCTCCACACCTCACAGCCTCAGGCCTCCCAGGAGGCCATACTTGTAGGAGGGAGGGGGCAAGGGAGGGACGTGCTGAGCTGTCCAGGACACAGCCTTGCTTTTGCAACACTTTGCTTCCTCCAGCCCCCATCCCCTTCCTCCTGGGGCCAAGGGCAGGCAGCCAGACACACAACTGGGGCCAGCCAGGACTCTGGGATTCCCCCTGGCCTGGACTAGGGGGAGTGGCAGGAGACTCCAGCTGGAGAgtccccagcctcctccacccTGCCCCTGTCCCCGGGCTCCCCTACTCAGGCGGGGCTGACGGCTGGACTGGGCAGCTTGGGGGCTGTCCTGAAGGGGCCATCCAAGGCTCCTCCTCCTCAGGAACTGGAGTGTTTTAAGGTTTGTTGAGCGCCCCCCGCAACCCGCGGGCCTCCTCTGCCGGCTTCGGGGAACCCTGATGTAGGGGAGCAGATGTGAAGGGAGAGCACCAAAGTCAGACAGGTTATGTCcaggtctctgagcctcaggctccTCGGCTTTCAAATGGGGATGGAGATGCCCCTCAAGATCACGGCACCACCCCAGATGGGACTTTGTCATGGTCCAGGCTGAGAGCAGGAGGGACCAAAGGTGAGCTTATCTGTGGGGGCTTAGTGTGACGGGCCACCAAGAGACTGAGAGGAGGGATGAGGGACGACCTCACCAGTCTGACCAGAGTGACCCTGCGGCGGGTCAGACCTCCCAAGCTGGCCGGGACAGGCAGGCACGTGGGCGGGACCTCGGACCGGTCTCCCAGCCTGAGGGGGCACAAAACCCAGCTGGGGCCCTGCGACTTCCATGACCACATTCTCTGGAGCATAACTCGGGACCAGCCGGCTGACGAGTCTGGGCATGTGAGCCCTTCGAAGAGTTCTAGGGGGAGACTGACAGGGGCTGCCAATGCGGAACCGAGGCGATGGGGGCCACTCCAGGAGCTGGGGCGTCCACTGAGAGGTGGGCGGTGAGAGGAGGGGATGACTGCTCTGTCCTCTTTCCTCTAGGAGCCCCCCCTCCACCCACCTCGCCTCTGGGCTCGCCTCAGGGACCcgcctctctccttcccaccctggaCCCCACCTGCCCCCGGGAGCCGTGTGGGTTGGGGGGACCAGACCGCCAGCGTCGCCCACCGCTCAAGTGGGGCCCGCGACTTGAGCCCGCCTCCGCCCCTCGATTGGGCGCTCATTTAAATGTCCGGCCCCGCCCCGAGCTCCGGGCGCATATATATAGGCGGCTCAGCGGGCGGCGGGCGGCATTCTGGCGCGGAGCGGAGCGGCGGCGGGTGCAGCTAGCGGGTTGGGCGCGGAGCGGGGGTGCAGCTCGGTTTTCCCCCGACACCCCTCCCCCTCAGGCGCGAGCCCCACCCCTCCGGCGGCCAGGCCCACCCGACCGAACTATCCCCTGCGGCGCGAGCCCGGGGCGGCTCCGGGCGCCCCCCAGCAGAACCCCCACCATGGGCAGCCAGAGCTCCAAGGCTCCCCGGGGCGACGTGACCGCCGAGGAGGCAGCAGGCGCTTCCCCCGCTAAGGTCAACGGACAGGTGGGTGCGCTCGGCACGGCCCGACTCGGCCCCCTCCTCTCGTACCTCGCCCCCTCTAGGGCCTCGGGCCGGGGCCGCGCGCTTTGTCCGGCCCGGGACACGcggcgccccctcccccgcccggtCCCTTTGTTCTCGGCGCCGCAGCCCCCGCGGGCGAAgcgaggggaggggcggggagggggcgccgGCCGGGCCCCGCCGCCTTCTTTGTtcgcggccccggcccccggcgCTGCCCCCCGGCCGCCCGGAGTGCCGCGCGGGGAACAAAGGCGCTGCTGGGCCGCGCCAAGGGGGCGCCCGGGGGCCGCGGGGCGGGGGCCGGAGGGGAGGGCACTCCCCCCGCAGACTCGACCTCGATAGCCCACGGCTTTTTTTTAGGGAGGAGCCGCGAGGTGGGGAGAGCCTGAGGTGGGTGGGGGCCGTTTACACAAAGCAGGAGGCTGGGAAAATAGGCCGTCCAGGTGCGGGGAACAGCGCCCCGGGGCGGCTTCCCGCCCAATATCGGCTGCACGGCTCGCCCGCCAGCCCGGGATCCGCGGCCGCGGGCGGCCCTGCGTGGAATAGAGAGCGCGCCccgggggaggtgggtgggggcccCGGGACCCCAGCGCCTCCTGCCGGCCGCGGCCCCTGCGCGCCTGtgcggggcaggagggagaggttTGACGGGATGCCGGCTGTGGGGTGAGGCTACAACCAGGCTCTGGGGGTGCGGCGGAATGAGTCGGGACCCCGTTGCGTGGAAGAGGTCAGAggcgggctgggggaggggagtaagagcTCCGGCCCTCATTGCTGTCTCCTCTGCCCTGCAGGAGAACGGCCACGTGAAAAGCAATGGAGACTTATCCCCCAAAGGTGAAGGGGAGTCGACCCCCGTGAACGGAACAGAGGAGGCAGCCGGGGCCACTGGCGATGCCATCGAGCCGGCACCCCCTAGCCAGGGCGCTGAGGCCAAGGGGGAGGTCCCCCCCAAGGAGAcccccaagaagaagaagaaattctcttTCAAGAAGCCTTTCAAATTGAGTGGCCTGTCCTTCAAGAGAAAtcggaaggagggagggggtgatTCGTCTGCCTCCTCACCCACAGAGGAAGAGCAGGAGCAGGGGGAGATCGGTGCCTGCAGCGAGGAAGGCACTGCCCTGGAAGGGAAGGCTGCCGCCACCCCTGAGAGCCAGGAGCCCCAGGCCAAAGGGGCAGAGGCTAGCGCTGCCTCCAAGGGAGGAGACACAGAAGAGGCAGGGCCCCAGGCCGCAGAGCCATCCACTCCCTCGGGGCCGGAGAGTGGCCCTACACCAGCGAGCGAGCAGAATGAGTAgctgggtgggggcaggtgggTGATCTCTAAGCTGCAAAAACTGTGCTGTCCTTGTGAGGTCACTGCCTGGACCTGGTGCCCTGGCTGCCTTCCTGTGCCCAGAAAGGAAGGGGCTGTTGCCCCCTGGCCAcgttccctctcctcctctccctcctgtggATTCTCCCATCATCCATCTGGTCTTCCTCTTAAAGGCCAGTCGAAGATGGTCCCTTGCAGTTTCCCAAGTTAGGTTAGTGATGTGAAATGCTCCTGCTCctgtccctgcctccttccctgtccccacctGTCCAGAAGGCAATTGCTGGTTTTCTTCCCCAATTCTTTTCCAAGTAGGCTTTGTTTACTCCCCAAATCCCTGAGCCAGAGGTGGGGGTGCCTACTCCCACGCCCTGAGTGTCCACCTTCCCGTTGTTTGTAGTCTCCTGTGCTGGGCCTAgtggcccctgggctggggaggacaCTGCCCCTGTCTAGGTTTTTCTAAATGTCTTACTCAAGTTCGAACCTCCAGCTTGTGAATCAACTGTGTCTCTTTTTTGACTTGGTAAGCAAGTATTAagctttggggtgggggggaggtatGTAATGTGAAACAACttcttgttgtctttttttttttcccctcccattGTTGTAAATAACTTTTAATGGCCAAACCCcagatttgtaattttttttttttttctaactgctAAAACCATTCTCTTCCACCTGGTTTTACTGTAACATTTGGAAAAGGAATAAATGTTGTCCCTTTAGTGGTGCTTTTTAATGAGTGGTCTTCTGGGGTAGGGTGAGAAGATTGGTCTACCTCAGACCTTGAGGGGGGATTGAGACAGGTAAGTTTGtggggttcttttgtttttgaggGGTTGCCCAGATCCTCATGGACACCAGAAGGGCAGAGAAGTGGAGTCGAAATGAACCCAGGGATACTACTAGGAGACAAGCTCAGGAGGGTGTAGAAATGTACCATTTTATTACAAAGATtctcacaaaaatgaaaatagtatcTCAAAAAGGAAACTAGACTACCAATCTTCATCTGCAGAATTGGGGGGAGGACAGAGAGGGCAGGCAGTGTGAGTTTCTTGGCTCACTGGGGGCCAGTGGGAAGGTATGAGAACAGAATCAATCTAAAAATGGCTGATGACAAGAGCCTGAGAACAACAGGGAGTCCCTGAAGACCCAGCCACCCCTTCTAAAATGCTCAATAAGGGCACCTTTTCAAAGCTACTAAGCAGGCACTTCAAGATTTTGTCCTATGGCTACTCTAAGTGTATCCCTTCCACCCAGGTCTGGCATCCGTTATGGTTCAAAATTAAGAGTTCGGGAGGGATGGGTGGCGAGGCAGCTACTAGAAAAGCTCACCTAACACGTGTGCCCTGAGCTCAGGGCCCTGGTTCCTGTCTAGTCCCTGgggatatttatatttaatatatttttatataaatacacagagaaatagaaaatataaaatctgagGGGTTGTGGGATAAAGGTGGGGAACTTGGCAAGAAGCCAGAACTGGAGAGGTCTGTTCAGGCCAACTTGACCTCCTCCTTGACCCTGTGGAGAGAGCAGAGATTGGCATGAGATAACCCACCCTAGAGGCTTTGAGGCAAAAGTGTGGGTACAATGACTTCCACAGGACCCCGGCTGCCCAGGTGACTGCTAAAGGCTGGGGCTTCCTAGCTCTGCCTAGAACTGCAGAGACAGACAGACTGGTTCCTGAAAGAGGCCTTTGTAAGCTGGACCAGCTGTCCCTGCGCCTTCCCTCTCAGCGTGGTGGGACAAAGGGGCTGGTGCTCCAATGCCAGGGAGATGACAGACAGCTCCTTCCTCACCCTTTGGCTTCTTGCTTCTCCTCCTtggttttctcctcttctgtggCTTCTAGAACATAAGAGTGCAGGGATGGCCAAGGGCAGCCCCTCTGGAAAGACCCATGGGATCTCCACTTACTCTGAAACCCCTTCCCCAACACTACAGCTCACTGGACATACAAAAGACAGAAAAGCCCATTCCAGGCCCTCCCAGCGAGCCCTGCAGAGGACAAACAGGTTGGACCGGTTTCCCAGCCTGCTAGAGCCTGAACCCGGTGGGTGGAGGCAGCCCCCTGGGAAACTGGGGTGAAGCACTGAGAAAAGGGCTTGGGTGGTATGTGAGAGCCACGCTCCTGACCACGGGGAGCCCAGGCATGTCCCTGGCTCTGGAGCCTGGCAGGGCTCAATCAGCCAGTGAAGATGACGAAttgagtttcattcttttgtgggCCCTGCCACTTCTGGGAACCAGTGAAAGGCCCAAGTAGCTAAGGAAGAGCCCTAAGGAGCTGGCAGGGCCTGAGTCAGCTCCCTCCTCCCAGTGCCCTACATAAATTCCTCCTCCAGGGCCTGGGGCTCAAGATCCAAGTCCTGGCCCAACCCAAACCcacctttcttctcttctgggtctttctctttctcatcttctgTTTTGACTCTCTTGGCTTTTTTGAAGTTGGAAGAGTTCTTGCGACCGCCTTCTCCCTCCTCGTCAGAGTCGGAGAACTCTTCCTCACAGGCAATTCGTTTGTCCGAGGAACAGACTGGGAGGTAATGGAAAATATGGGTGGGAGAGCAGACTCTTTATCTCAGGGTCTGCCCAGCGCTTTCTTGCATGTTCCCCCAAAAGACACCAAGGGAAGGGGACCTGGACTCTATAAATTATCCCTACAGGCACAGGTACTTGGGTTTCTCAACAGGTGGGCAGCTTGGGGAGAATGTGGAGCCAGGAACAGTGGAGGGAAGTCAGAACTGCCTGCAGAGTGGGAAGGTAGAGGCCCCTGGGTCTGGGTCTTACTTGAAATGCGCTTGTCAGGGTCTTCTTCATCCTCATCGCCACTCTCCTCTGGAATGGCATCCTCAGGAATGGCCTGCATTTGGACCCCAGGTGCGTGGGGCAGCATTCTCAGGTTCTCAAACAGTCGCTGTCTATGGCCAATGGTAGAGAGGTGGCTGGGCTCTGGTCAGGGACCAACCAGAGCCTGGAATGTTCAAttaggggggtgggggaggatatACTCACTTGATCTTTTCCAGGTACTCATTAGTGTTCTGGTTAGTCATATTGGAAGGACTGATGTGAAGTTTGAAATCTGGTCCAAAGTATTCGAAGTAGTCGTTGTATGGAAGCTCTAATTGGGGCGTAGGGTGAGAGAGTTAAGAGACCTGGCCACCATGAGaccctgagaaaagcatttgTAGGTTTATGTGGACCTGTGAGCCCAACTATCAAACAGAGAAGCATGCCTCCAAGATAGGGTGAGGCTTGGGTACCtataggatttcaattttttttaaagccattctcCAGTGTCCACACCAgtggtgtgtttgtgtgcatgcgcacgtgtgtgtgtgtgtgtgtgtgtgtgtgtgtgtgtgtgtgtgtgtatggagcaGGCTGAAGCCCCTGGTTTAGAAAAATTTAGGCAATATTCATTGCGAGCACTCCCTCACTCACTACCCCAGTTACCCTACAGAGTATGAATTCCAAAGCTATAGATAAGCACTGATAATTTTGTCCAGACCAGCAGCCGAGGGACAGGGGACAGGGTCAACTAAAGGACTCAGAAAAAACTGACAGCTATGGTCTGAAAACCACAGGAGGACAGCAGGAGAATCAGAGTCTGAAGAGGAGAGGTTGTAGAGCCAATGGGAAAGGGGCTGTGAACTCAAGGACACGTGAGCTCCCGCGCTGCCCAGCCCAATCTGGCCCTGCAGCTATTACCATTAGGGATCTCCGTGTCCAGGGCCACAGCTGTTTCGTATGTCCAGCACCGGGCGACATTACGAATGGTGTAGCCACCTCCTCCCAGCATCAGCATAGGCAGGTTGAAGCTCTTCACAAATTCCACACACTTGGCGTGCCCTTTGGTGGGAGAAGTCGTGCCAAGTTACAGGAGCACCCAGCAGGACCCTGCCCCCCGGTCTCTATGCTACCTGGTCTCACCTTTGATGGTCAAATTGAAGCAACCTAACCGATCGCCAGACAAGGAGTCAGAGCCACACTGTAAGACGACTGCACTGGGCTGGAACATCTCCATTACTTTGGACATGACCTGAAAGGACACAACCTGGTCACTACCAACCTCAAGAAAAGCTATTTGAGGTTCAGGCTGAAAAGTGTGGGTGCAGCACTTTCTTTGGTTCCTTATCACTCACTCCTACCTTTCCACTCTCCCTCAGGCTGAGCGGTAGAGAAAAGGGAGTAccagcctgggcttctcatttccCCAATTTGTTCAGTTTTCCAATTTGAGAGGATCTCCAAGAGCCTTCTAGCTCTAATAAGGAGCCTAAAACAGCCTCCTTATCAATTCCCTAGATCTTTCCCTTCTTTTGCTGCTCCAAGAAGCCCTTCTGACCCTTAGCTGCATCTGCTCTATGCATTTGATCCTACAGACTTTGAGCCTTATACTGTGAGGAGGCGCttcacttttgtttatctcatTCTCACAACTAGATTCTAATGTAACTGAGGACAGAGACCATAACTTAGGCTTTTCTGTCGCCCTTACTACAAGGTACATAGTAGGCACCTGGTGTTTGCTAAACGACTACCTAACCTAACCTAACTAGGTTACTACTCTAGTAATGGTTCCTTATTGCTTACAGGTGAAGATTTAACTCCTCAGCATGGCATTCAAGGCTCCCTTTGAAATACTGACCCCGCCAAACATTTCCTACCACATCCTTCAACATTCCTCCCCCACATCATACTGGCCTACATACTACGTATTGGCACCTCTATGCTTCTGCtggtgctgttccctctgctgaatgccacccctcccctccagcccccgcCTCCTTCACATGGGTAACTCCTCATTTCTCAAAgtccagctcaaatgtcaccaccTCTGTGAAATCATCTCTGACTACCCTTtccccagcccaggcagcagTTTCTCTCTCGCTCCTCTGTTCATCCCTCAAAAACAGCACTGACCACATGCTGTCGGGGACGTGCTTGCCTCCCACACCACAGACTGTGAGGTCTTCAAGGGCATGGATCATGTCTTAGCTATTCTTGTATCCAGCAGAAGGCCTGACCCACAGAAGGCATCAGTAAATATCTGGATGAATTTTGTTCCCCTAACTGGCCATACAGCATGCAATCCAGGGTTCAAACACATCTCATTTCCAGCCAGCCTCTCAGTGGAGAGAGATCCCGAAGTACACTGGAGGTGCTTTGCTACCCCTCCCTTAGACCAATCCTGTTTATAGCCCAGTGGTGGATAAGCCTAAGCCACTTACCGGCTTGAAAATGGCCTCATAGGACTCGTCATCAATCCCATCTCGGAGCGGGTAGTTAACAGCATAATACTTGCCTTTGCCAGCCCCAATATCCTAATCAAGAAGCACATTAAAGTAAAACTGAAAGATGATGAAGCTAGGAGGAAGTTCAAGGATGAGGGCTGGAAGGCTAAGGAAAGAAGCAGTGGTTCTAAGAGAGATAAGCTGGGCCCATGAGGTGGGCCAGGGACAGAGCAGGTTAGCACCATTTCCCTCACTGGTGGAACAAGTCTAGCTCACGTCTCTGGACACACCACTGAGTCTGCACCCAGGCTGAGAATCATTTATGGGACCAGAGACTGAATATACTACCACACAGCATGAGACCTCTCCCTCTGGACTGGGTTAAAGGTGGCTGGGGGCTGGACCATAGAAATAACACCCACCCCACAACAACCCTTTCCTTTCCAGAGCGCTTTACTGCCCACTCCTCTACCCACCACTCTCCTCTCTAGGGAGGTGTGGAAGGAAAGCAGAAACGGAAGAAGAATTCTTCAAAATTGTAAAGGCTCAGTTATTATAATGCTTGCCATAGCAAACAACTGAATTAGTGCCACTTTTTCACCCAAGGGCCACTGGCATGGCAAAATGGCTGGTTTCATTGTATTCATGCTCTCACAAGCAGAACAGTTTAATGAATCAGCTTCCAGGGATTCTTATCCTGAGGTCCATGGATGGGCTTCAGTGGGAGGAGGTGTCTATTAACTATTTGAtatcaaatgtaaaatttcaTGTACTTATGGGGAGAGAGTACGTAGCTTTCAGTCAGATGGTCAAAGGGGAGGGTAACCTAAAAATATTAAGAACCCTTGAGATGGTCCATAAAGGTCCCAATTCCTAGCCCATGGGAGAGAACCTGATGTTTCTAGCCTAAAATTCAAGCTGTCTGGGACAGGTGAATAGTGTAATGCAACTCAGCTGTGGCCAGGAGGGAAGTGCAATAGTCAGGAGACCCCCATCCCTTCCAACCCTTTATGTACCATCATTCCCTTCCTCCAGaataagagagggaaagagaccaTGGCAGGTGTCCCAGGCTGGGGTGTGGTATTCTGAATGGCAGAAGACGCAGGAAGTGGTTTTTGGTGACATGAGATAGGAGAGTTAAGAGCTGGCAGCTGAGGGTGAGCTGGTTGGCCCCTGAAGGGAGTTCTCACCCGTAGGTCCCCAGTTCCTGGGAAGTACTCTCCATATTTATGAAAGGACACAGTCATGACTCGGTCTGTGGTATAGAAGGCCTCTTCCACGCCATCGCCGTGGTGAATATCAATGTCAATATACAGCACCCTCTGGTGATACCTAGGATCAGAAGGGGGTCAGGGGGTTCTGGGGGCTCTTTGGGAGTGGGACGCGCCAAGGGCGCCAGGTCCCAGCTTACCGGGCTGGCTGCCTCCCTCAGGTATCTCTAAGCACCAGAGACGTGGAAACTGGCTGAAGGAAGGTGGAAGAGCGGCAGGGTGTCTCCAGAGGCCTGACCAAGCCGATCAAGTCCGATCTTCCTACTCTACAGCCAGGGTCAACTCCAGCCACACAGGGACACTCTGGAGGCAGGATCTGAGCAGCGCCTGCCCCTGATCTTGCCGTGGGCTCAGATCAAATCAAGACCCCGTCAAGGAGAGGATGGCCAGAGACACTCACCGAACACATCCTAGCCAGCACACTGCTAGGAAAAGCAAACTAGGGAGGCAAGCCcgggggagagggaaatgggaacCTGGCCTAAGGTGCTCCTCCAAGAGACAAGGCCAGGAAGGCATACTTTAGCAGTTCCAGGATGGCCAAGACGATATCATTGACGTAACAGAAGCCAGATGCCTCGGACTTCTTTGCATGGTGTAGGCCCCCAGCCCAATTCACAGCGATGTCCGTCTGCTGCTTATTAAGTTTCACGGCACTTGCTGGACGTGGGAAGAAAGAACACAAGCCTGTTATCAAgccactctctccctttcccccaagAAGCCAAGGGAACCCAGTGAGAGGTAGGACCTGCCTATTCAACAGCTGTATTGTACAATTCACAAGCCAGTCCTCTCCCCCTACCCTATTCCAACAGGAATAAACATGATATTGGCTACTCTAAAAAAACTGTTTTCCGAACTGAAGGTGGTAACTCACTAGTAGGCCTTAAAATTGGTTTAGTGGGTTATgattagtatata carries:
- the MARCKSL1 gene encoding MARCKS-related protein gives rise to the protein MGSQSSKAPRGDVTAEEAAGASPAKVNGQENGHVKSNGDLSPKGEGESTPVNGTEEAAGATGDAIEPAPPSQGAEAKGEVPPKETPKKKKKFSFKKPFKLSGLSFKRNRKEGGGDSSASSPTEEEQEQGEIGACSEEGTALEGKAAATPESQEPQAKGAEASAASKGGDTEEAGPQAAEPSTPSGPESGPTPASEQNE
- the HDAC1 gene encoding histone deacetylase 1 isoform X2 yields the protein MAQTQGTRRKVCYYYDGDVGNYYYGQGHPMKPHRIRMTHNLLLNYGLYRKMEIYRPHKANAEEMTKYHSDDYIKFLRSIRPDNMSEYSKQMQRFNVGEDCPVFDGLFEFCQLSTGGSVASAVKLNKQQTDIAVNWAGGLHHAKKSEASGFCYVNDIVLAILELLKYHQRVLYIDIDIHHGDGVEEAFYTTDRVMTVSFHKYGEYFPGTGDLRDIGAGKGKYYAVNYPLRDGIDDESYEAIFKPVMSKVMEMFQPSAVVLQCGSDSLSGDRLGCFNLTIKGHAKCVEFVKSFNLPMLMLGGGGYTIRNVARCWTYETAVALDTEIPNELPYNDYFEYFGPDFKLHISPSNMTNQNTNEYLEKIKQRLFENLRMLPHAPGVQMQAIPEDAIPEESGDEDEEDPDKRISICSSDKRIACEEEFSDSDEEGEGGRKNSSNFKKAKRVKTEDEKEKDPEEKKGSRRRSSWPEQTSPVLASCQVPHLYPTTPQILYFLFLCVFI
- the HDAC1 gene encoding histone deacetylase 1 isoform X1, producing MAQTQGTRRKVCYYYDGDVGNYYYGQGHPMKPHRIRMTHNLLLNYGLYRKMEIYRPHKANAEEMTKYHSDDYIKFLRSIRPDNMSEYSKQMQRFNVGEDCPVFDGLFEFCQLSTGGSVASAVKLNKQQTDIAVNWAGGLHHAKKSEASGFCYVNDIVLAILELLKYHQRVLYIDIDIHHGDGVEEAFYTTDRVMTVSFHKYGEYFPGTGDLRDIGAGKGKYYAVNYPLRDGIDDESYEAIFKPVMSKVMEMFQPSAVVLQCGSDSLSGDRLGCFNLTIKGHAKCVEFVKSFNLPMLMLGGGGYTIRNVARCWTYETAVALDTEIPNELPYNDYFEYFGPDFKLHISPSNMTNQNTNEYLEKIKQRLFENLRMLPHAPGVQMQAIPEDAIPEESGDEDEEDPDKRISICSSDKRIACEEEFSDSDEEGEGGRKNSSNFKKAKRVKTEDEKEKDPEEKKEATEEEKTKEEKQEAKGVKEEVKLA